Proteins from a genomic interval of Neoarius graeffei isolate fNeoGra1 chromosome 24, fNeoGra1.pri, whole genome shotgun sequence:
- the LOC132872870 gene encoding uncharacterized protein LOC132872870, with protein MIGFEILHVSLCVMGLLSETLCSLTVEVEAGDNATVWCQHELSDTGYIVWFKHTSASVPLLLGCKKFRTSAPSQNCYFYNEIERIVMSVHGKNTSLTITAVNVSDTGLYYCSFIDLNQVNFRNSTFLQVKGSVSSPVFFILTVVFGAVIVILLSVLIFIIVKHRETHKGAGAEDNEDPDSDSLRFAARQFSKKKTKRSERRDENVYQHVLYSSVRQSNVCT; from the exons ATGATTGGGTTTGAAATTCTGCATGTGTCCCTCTGTGTCATGG GTTTGCTCTCAGAGACTCTGTGCTCTTTAACTGTGGAGGTGGAAGCTGGAGATAATGCCACTGTTTGGTGCCAACATGAGCTGAGTGATACAGGTTACATTGTCTGGTTTAAGCACACAAGTGCTTCGGTTCCACTTCTTCTTGGGTGCAAAAAGTTTAGGACATCAGCTCCATCACAAAACTGTTACTTCTATAATGAAATTGAGCGAATAGTGATGTCTGTTCATGGCAAGAACACGTCTCTCACCATCACCGCAGTAAATGTCTCTGATACAGGACTGTATTACTGCAGCTTCATAGATCTGAACCAAGTGAACTTTAGGAACTCGACCTTTTTACAAGTGAAAG GTTCAGTCTCTTCTCCTGTGTTCTTCATACTGACTGTGGTGTTTGGTGCAGTGATTGTGATTCTTCTCAGTGTCCTGATCTTCATCATAGTGAAGCACAGAGAAACACACAAAG GTGCTGGAGCAGAAGATAACGAG GATCCGGACTCGGACTCGTTGCGTTTCGCTGCACGACAGTTCTCAAAGAAGAAAACCAAGAGGAGCGAGAgacgtgatgaaaatgtgtatcaACATGTTCTCTATTCTTCTGTCAGACAGAGTAATGTGTGTACATAA